From Streptomyces sp. NBC_01754, a single genomic window includes:
- the bfr gene encoding bacterioferritin, with protein MQGDPEVLEFLNEQLTAELTAINQYFLHAKMQENFGWTKLAKYTRAESFDEMKHAEILTDRILFLDGLPNYQRLFHVRVGQTVTEMFQADRQVEVEAIDRLKRGIELMRGKADITSANIFEKILEDEEHHIDYLDTQLDLIEKLGEPLYIAQVIEQPDS; from the coding sequence ATGCAGGGCGACCCCGAGGTCCTCGAGTTCCTGAACGAACAGCTGACCGCCGAATTGACTGCCATCAATCAGTACTTCCTGCACGCGAAGATGCAGGAGAACTTCGGCTGGACGAAGCTCGCCAAGTACACCCGGGCCGAATCGTTCGACGAGATGAAGCACGCCGAGATCCTCACGGACCGGATCCTCTTCCTCGACGGTCTCCCCAACTACCAGCGACTGTTCCACGTGCGGGTCGGCCAGACGGTCACCGAGATGTTCCAGGCCGACCGGCAGGTCGAGGTGGAGGCGATCGACCGCCTGAAACGCGGTATCGAGCTGATGCGCGGCAAGGCCGACATCACCTCGGCGAACATCTTCGAGAAGATCCTTGAGGACGAAGAGCACCACATCGACTATCTCGACACGCAGCTGGACCTCATCGAGAAGCTCGGGGAGCCCCTCTACATCGCCCAGGTGATCGAGCAGCCGGACAGCTGA
- a CDS encoding (2Fe-2S)-binding protein, translating to MYVCSCFGVTEQQVKQHADAGACTPRQIASACKAGTDCGGCVRRIQALLGRGDCPRREPLADRSRPAATPADAPSVTFAAPPGPRLSDAA from the coding sequence ATGTACGTCTGCTCGTGCTTCGGCGTCACCGAACAGCAGGTCAAGCAGCATGCGGACGCCGGTGCGTGCACCCCCCGCCAGATCGCGTCCGCCTGCAAGGCGGGTACCGACTGCGGTGGCTGCGTCCGCCGGATCCAGGCACTGCTGGGCCGGGGCGACTGCCCGCGCCGCGAGCCCCTGGCCGACCGCTCCCGGCCGGCCGCCACGCCCGCCGACGCGCCGTCCGTCACCTTCGCCGCCCCGCCGGGTCCCCGGCTCTCCGACGCCGCCTGA
- a CDS encoding class II 3-deoxy-7-phosphoheptulonate synthase encodes MNANTSVAGGHTWRDLPAAQQPEYPDAEALRDVIADLESYPPLVFAGECDQLRARLGAVAKGEAFLLQGGDCAEAFDAVSAEHIRAKLKTLLQMSAVLTYAASVPVVKIGRIAGQYSKPRSKPTETRDGVTLPTYRGDSVNGFDFTEEARIPDPQRLKRMYHASASTLNLVRAFTTGGYADLRQVHAWNQDFVKSSPSGQRYEALAREIDNALNFMEACGTDPAEFKAVEFYASHEALLLDYESALTRTDSRTDLLYDTSGHMVWVGERTRQMDGAHIEFASKIRNPIGVKLGPTTTVDEALGYIDRLDPEREPGRLTFIVRMGADKVRDKLPELVEKVTASGAAVVWVTDPMHGNTFEAASGHKTRRFDDVLDEVKGFFEVHKALGTHPGGIHVELTGDDVTECVGGGDEIFVDDLHQRYETACDPRLNRSQSLDLAFLVAEMYRDQ; translated from the coding sequence GTGAACGCCAATACCTCCGTCGCCGGTGGCCACACCTGGCGAGACCTTCCCGCGGCGCAGCAGCCCGAGTACCCCGATGCCGAGGCCCTGCGCGACGTGATCGCGGACCTCGAGTCGTATCCGCCGCTCGTCTTCGCGGGCGAGTGCGACCAGCTGCGCGCCCGCCTGGGAGCCGTCGCCAAGGGCGAGGCGTTCCTGCTCCAGGGGGGCGACTGCGCCGAGGCCTTCGACGCCGTGTCGGCCGAGCACATCCGCGCCAAGCTCAAGACGCTGCTCCAGATGAGCGCCGTCCTGACCTACGCGGCCTCCGTGCCCGTCGTCAAGATCGGGCGGATCGCGGGCCAGTACTCCAAGCCGCGCTCCAAGCCCACCGAGACCCGCGACGGCGTGACACTGCCGACCTACCGCGGCGACTCGGTGAACGGCTTCGACTTCACCGAGGAGGCCCGGATCCCGGACCCCCAGCGGCTGAAGCGGATGTACCACGCGTCCGCCTCGACGCTGAACCTCGTCCGCGCCTTCACCACCGGCGGGTACGCCGATCTGCGCCAGGTGCACGCCTGGAACCAGGACTTCGTGAAGTCCTCTCCCTCCGGGCAGCGTTACGAGGCCCTGGCCCGCGAGATCGACAACGCGCTGAACTTCATGGAGGCCTGCGGCACGGACCCGGCCGAGTTCAAGGCCGTCGAGTTCTACGCCTCCCACGAGGCGCTGCTGCTCGACTACGAGTCGGCGCTGACCCGCACCGACTCGCGCACCGACCTGCTCTACGACACCTCCGGCCACATGGTCTGGGTCGGCGAGCGCACCCGCCAGATGGACGGCGCGCACATCGAGTTCGCCTCGAAGATCCGCAACCCCATCGGCGTCAAGCTCGGGCCGACGACCACCGTCGACGAGGCGCTCGGCTACATCGACCGCCTCGACCCCGAGCGCGAGCCCGGCCGGCTGACCTTCATCGTCCGCATGGGCGCCGACAAGGTCCGCGACAAGCTCCCCGAGCTGGTCGAGAAGGTCACCGCGTCCGGTGCCGCCGTGGTGTGGGTCACCGACCCGATGCACGGCAACACCTTCGAGGCCGCCTCCGGCCACAAGACGCGCCGCTTCGACGACGTCCTGGACGAGGTCAAGGGCTTCTTCGAGGTGCACAAGGCCCTCGGTACGCACCCCGGCGGCATCCACGTCGAGCTCACCGGCGACGACGTCACCGAGTGCGTCGGCGGCGGGGACGAGATCTTCGTGGACGACCTGCACCAGCGCTACGAGACCGCCTGCGACCCGCGTCTCAACCGCAGCCAGTCCCTGGACCTGGCCTTCCTGGTCGCCGAGATGTACCGCGACCAGTAG
- a CDS encoding trp operon leader peptide, whose protein sequence is MFAQTTQNWWWTAHPAAH, encoded by the coding sequence ATGTTCGCGCAGACGACCCAGAACTGGTGGTGGACCGCTCATCCGGCGGCCCACTGA
- a CDS encoding anthranilate synthase family protein: MPDHATALVRRLLRDDAPPFALLRRRTPGRDHDRVEVLTGTVREVDRLAAIPVGALPSLALVPFRQIAERGFDVRDDGTPLAVLGAEEYHELPLDEVRAALPAHAVRVEDGAFDVPDEEYEDVVRRVVEDEIGRGEGANFVIRRTFQGEIPGFGRADALALFRRLLEGERGAYWTFVVHTPDRTLVGASPEVHVRMSGGTVVMNPISGTYRYPAQGPTVDGLLAFLADRKETEELSMVVDEELKMMCTVGDMGGVVVGPRLKEMAHLAHTEYELRGRSTLDVREVLKETMFAATVTGSPVQNACRVIERYESEGRGYYAGALALLRREPGGAQSLDSPILIRTADISPAGRLRVPVGATLVRHSDPAGEVAETHAKAAGVLAALGVRPGRPGTEADRPRLASDPRVRAALDDRRGALAPFWLRMQERAAEPAGHALVVDGEDTFTAMLAHLLRSSGLTVSVRRYDEPGLREVAAAHEGLVVLGPGPGDPGDTADPRMRLLRGLAAELVRDHRHGLLGVCLGHELIAAELGLGIVGKAVPCQGAQTRIDLFGRPEVVGFYNSFAAHCDEAAAVELAAHGVEVSRDAASGELHALRGPGFASVQFHPESVLTLRGSAIVTELLAGLPVPG, from the coding sequence ATGCCCGACCACGCCACCGCCCTCGTGCGACGACTGCTGCGGGACGACGCCCCGCCGTTCGCCCTGCTCCGCAGGCGTACACCAGGCCGGGACCACGACCGCGTCGAGGTCCTGACCGGGACCGTGCGCGAGGTGGACCGGCTGGCCGCGATCCCCGTCGGCGCGCTGCCCTCACTGGCCCTGGTGCCGTTCCGGCAGATCGCCGAGCGCGGCTTCGACGTACGGGACGACGGCACCCCGCTGGCGGTGCTCGGCGCCGAGGAGTACCACGAACTCCCCCTGGACGAGGTACGGGCGGCGCTGCCCGCGCACGCCGTGCGGGTCGAGGACGGCGCGTTCGACGTCCCCGACGAGGAGTACGAGGACGTCGTGCGCCGGGTCGTCGAGGACGAGATCGGGCGGGGCGAGGGGGCCAACTTCGTGATCCGGCGGACCTTCCAGGGCGAGATCCCCGGCTTCGGCCGCGCCGACGCCCTGGCCCTGTTCCGCCGGCTGCTCGAGGGTGAGCGGGGCGCGTACTGGACGTTCGTCGTGCACACCCCGGACCGCACCCTGGTCGGCGCCAGCCCGGAGGTCCATGTGCGGATGTCCGGTGGCACGGTCGTGATGAACCCGATCAGCGGGACCTACCGCTACCCGGCGCAGGGGCCGACCGTGGACGGTCTGCTGGCCTTCCTCGCCGACCGCAAGGAGACCGAGGAGCTCTCCATGGTGGTCGACGAGGAGCTCAAGATGATGTGCACCGTCGGGGACATGGGCGGCGTGGTCGTCGGCCCCCGGCTCAAGGAGATGGCCCACCTCGCCCACACCGAGTACGAGCTGCGCGGCCGCTCCACGCTGGACGTGCGGGAGGTGCTGAAGGAGACCATGTTCGCGGCGACGGTCACGGGCTCCCCCGTGCAGAACGCCTGCCGGGTCATCGAGCGGTACGAGAGCGAGGGCCGCGGCTACTACGCGGGCGCCCTGGCGCTGCTGCGCCGGGAGCCCGGCGGCGCACAGAGCCTGGACTCACCGATCCTGATCCGCACCGCGGACATCTCGCCCGCGGGCCGGCTGCGCGTACCGGTCGGGGCGACCCTCGTACGCCACTCGGACCCGGCGGGCGAGGTCGCCGAGACCCACGCCAAGGCCGCCGGTGTACTGGCGGCGCTGGGGGTGCGGCCGGGCCGGCCCGGGACGGAGGCGGACCGTCCCCGGCTCGCCTCGGACCCACGGGTGCGGGCGGCGCTGGACGACCGCCGCGGGGCGCTCGCCCCCTTCTGGCTGCGGATGCAGGAACGGGCGGCGGAGCCGGCCGGCCACGCGCTGGTGGTGGACGGCGAGGACACCTTCACCGCGATGCTGGCGCATCTGCTGCGGTCCTCGGGGCTCACGGTCTCGGTCCGCCGGTACGACGAACCCGGGCTGCGCGAGGTGGCGGCGGCACACGAGGGGCTCGTCGTGCTGGGGCCGGGGCCCGGTGACCCGGGGGACACGGCCGACCCCAGGATGCGGTTGCTGCGGGGGCTCGCCGCCGAGCTCGTCCGCGACCACCGGCACGGGCTGCTGGGCGTGTGCCTGGGCCATGAGCTGATCGCGGCGGAGCTGGGCCTGGGCATCGTCGGCAAGGCGGTGCCCTGCCAGGGGGCGCAGACCCGTATCGATCTGTTCGGACGGCCGGAGGTCGTGGGCTTCTACAACAGCTTCGCGGCGCACTGCGACGAGGCGGCGGCCGTCGAGCTGGCGGCGCACGGCGTCGAGGTCAGCCGGGACGCGGCCTCCGGCGAACTCCACGCGCTGCGCGGGCCGGGGTTCGCCTCGGTGCAGTTCCACCCGGAGTCCGTGCTGACGCTGCGCGGTTCCGCGATCGTGACGGAGCTGCTGGCGGGGCTGCCGGTGCCGGGCTGA
- a CDS encoding 2-hydroxyacid dehydrogenase, translating into MEILAFGVQSDEKPLIEKAFEGQHEVRCLDVFLTRDTAPIAAGYEIVSTSVNADLGGPVLQTLAAGGTQMIAQRSTGFNNIDLAVAERLALRVARVSHYSPESVAEFAWTLAMAVNRRIVRAAGRTRDFDFRLDGLLGRDLHGRTAGVAGTGKIGEAFARIAHGFGMNLLGWDVTENPACTALGMTYVDKDRLFAEADLLSLHVPLLPATRHLVDAAALASMKDDAILVNSSRGGLVDTTALVAELRRGRFSGVGLDVYEAEAGLFHVDKSLEGVDDDTLARLVTFPHVVVTSHQAYYTREAVGQIIDATVRNVADHLAGRRSENVLVPAV; encoded by the coding sequence GTGGAGATCCTCGCCTTCGGTGTGCAGTCCGACGAGAAGCCGCTGATCGAGAAGGCCTTCGAGGGACAGCACGAGGTCCGCTGCCTGGACGTCTTCCTCACCCGGGACACCGCGCCGATCGCCGCGGGCTACGAGATCGTGTCCACCAGCGTCAACGCCGACCTCGGCGGACCGGTCCTGCAGACCCTGGCGGCCGGCGGCACCCAGATGATCGCCCAGCGCTCCACCGGCTTCAACAACATCGATCTGGCCGTCGCCGAACGCCTCGCCCTGCGGGTGGCCCGGGTCTCGCACTACTCGCCCGAATCGGTCGCCGAGTTCGCCTGGACCCTCGCCATGGCCGTCAACCGCCGCATCGTGCGCGCGGCCGGCCGCACCCGCGACTTCGACTTCCGCCTCGACGGGCTCCTCGGCCGCGACCTGCACGGCCGTACGGCCGGAGTGGCCGGCACCGGCAAGATCGGGGAGGCGTTCGCCCGGATCGCCCACGGCTTCGGTATGAACCTCCTGGGCTGGGACGTCACGGAGAACCCGGCCTGCACCGCGCTCGGCATGACGTACGTGGACAAGGACCGGCTCTTCGCGGAGGCCGACCTGCTCAGCCTCCACGTCCCGCTGCTGCCCGCCACCCGGCACCTCGTGGACGCCGCCGCCCTCGCGTCGATGAAGGACGACGCGATCCTCGTCAACTCCAGCCGCGGCGGACTCGTCGACACCACCGCCCTCGTCGCCGAACTCCGCCGCGGCCGGTTCTCCGGGGTCGGGCTCGACGTGTACGAGGCGGAGGCGGGCCTCTTCCACGTCGACAAGTCGCTGGAGGGCGTCGACGACGACACCCTGGCCAGGCTCGTGACCTTCCCCCACGTCGTCGTCACCTCCCACCAGGCGTACTACACGCGCGAGGCGGTCGGCCAGATCATCGACGCCACCGTGCGCAACGTCGCCGACCACCTGGCCGGCCGCCGCAGCGAGAACGTGCTCGTCCCCGCCGTGTGA
- a CDS encoding response regulator transcription factor — protein sequence MSTPTTPGTRGSAERPIRVMVVDDHPMWRDAVARDLSEAGFDVVATAGDGPGAVRRARAAVPDVLVLDLNLPGMPGVRVCKELVGSRPELRVLVLSASGEHADVLEAVKSGATGYLLKSASTQELTDAVRATAAGDPVFTPGLAGLVLGEYRRLASDPAPAASDKPKAPQLTERETEVLRLVAKGLSYKQIAERLVISHRTVQNHVQNTLGKLQLHNRVELVRYAIETGLDDA from the coding sequence ATGAGCACACCGACCACACCGGGTACGCGGGGATCCGCGGAGCGCCCCATCAGGGTGATGGTGGTCGACGACCACCCCATGTGGCGCGACGCCGTGGCCCGCGACCTCTCCGAGGCCGGCTTCGACGTCGTGGCCACCGCGGGGGACGGCCCGGGGGCCGTGCGCCGGGCCCGTGCCGCCGTCCCCGACGTCCTGGTACTGGACCTCAACCTGCCCGGGATGCCGGGTGTGCGGGTCTGCAAGGAGCTCGTCGGGTCCCGACCGGAGTTGCGGGTCCTGGTGCTCTCGGCCAGCGGGGAGCACGCCGATGTGCTGGAGGCCGTGAAGTCGGGCGCCACCGGCTACCTGCTCAAGTCGGCCAGCACCCAGGAGCTCACCGACGCCGTACGCGCCACGGCGGCCGGCGACCCCGTCTTCACGCCCGGCCTGGCCGGGCTGGTCCTCGGCGAGTACCGCAGACTCGCCTCCGACCCCGCCCCGGCCGCCTCCGACAAGCCGAAGGCCCCGCAGCTCACCGAGCGCGAGACCGAGGTCCTGCGGCTGGTCGCCAAGGGGCTCTCGTACAAGCAGATCGCCGAGCGGCTGGTCATCTCCCACCGCACCGTGCAGAACCACGTGCAGAACACCCTGGGCAAACTCCAGCTGCACAACCGGGTGGAGCTGGTGCGGTACGCGATCGAGACCGGCCTCGACGACGCCTGA
- the macS gene encoding MacS family sensor histidine kinase, with protein MARGEQVVRMSVEQPLWRALTGYRVLTLGYAVLLACLRRDQYERLWVAVAFLAFLTVWTLATLPRVANAASCTKRFLGVDLAVALTGVLLTPLADFEAQLEDSSTLPSIWTAGSVLAFALKGGWRWAAFASTLVAAANIVERGEPSRDTVHNVLLVWVASIAIGYVVEVARASERTLARALEIEAATRERERLARDIHDGVLQVLAMVQRRGSALGGEAAELGRMAGEQEIALRTLVTGAVVPAGRTSGDDVTQEAVTGVTDTGGPGAAESDLRTLLAPYAGARTSFAEPGAPVPMAPGAARELAAAVGAALDNVRAHAGAGARAWILVEDEPDEVIVTVRDDGPGIPDGRLVQAEGEGRLGVALSIRGRLRELGGTAELISVPGQGTEVELKVPKVSRGKAGTIR; from the coding sequence ATGGCCAGGGGGGAACAGGTCGTGAGGATGTCGGTCGAGCAGCCGCTGTGGCGGGCGCTGACCGGGTACCGGGTACTGACGCTGGGTTACGCCGTTCTGCTCGCGTGCCTGCGCCGGGACCAGTACGAGCGCCTCTGGGTGGCCGTCGCCTTCCTCGCCTTCCTGACCGTCTGGACGCTGGCCACCCTGCCCCGGGTGGCCAACGCGGCGAGCTGCACCAAACGCTTCCTCGGCGTCGACCTCGCGGTGGCCCTCACGGGGGTGCTCCTCACCCCGCTCGCGGACTTCGAGGCCCAGCTGGAGGACAGCTCCACCCTGCCGTCGATCTGGACCGCCGGCTCGGTGCTCGCCTTCGCCCTGAAGGGTGGCTGGCGGTGGGCGGCCTTCGCCTCCACCCTCGTCGCCGCCGCCAACATCGTCGAGCGCGGCGAGCCCAGCCGGGACACGGTCCACAACGTCCTGCTGGTCTGGGTCGCGTCCATAGCGATCGGTTACGTCGTGGAGGTCGCCCGCGCCAGTGAACGCACCCTGGCCCGCGCCCTGGAGATCGAGGCCGCCACCCGCGAGCGGGAACGCCTCGCCCGGGACATCCACGACGGCGTCCTCCAGGTCCTCGCGATGGTCCAGCGCCGGGGCAGCGCGCTCGGCGGCGAGGCGGCCGAGCTCGGCAGGATGGCCGGGGAGCAGGAGATCGCCCTGCGCACCCTGGTCACCGGCGCCGTGGTACCCGCCGGCCGCACCTCCGGGGACGACGTCACCCAGGAGGCGGTGACCGGTGTGACGGACACCGGTGGCCCCGGGGCCGCGGAGAGCGACCTGCGCACCCTGCTCGCCCCGTACGCGGGCGCCCGGACCAGCTTCGCCGAGCCCGGCGCCCCGGTGCCGATGGCACCCGGGGCGGCCCGTGAGCTCGCCGCGGCGGTGGGCGCCGCCCTGGACAACGTCCGGGCCCATGCCGGGGCCGGCGCACGGGCGTGGATCCTCGTGGAGGACGAGCCCGACGAGGTGATCGTGACGGTCCGGGACGACGGACCCGGCATCCCGGACGGCCGGCTGGTCCAGGCGGAGGGGGAGGGGCGGCTCGGTGTCGCCCTGTCCATCCGCGGCAGGCTGCGCGAGCTGGGCGGCACGGCGGAGCTGATCTCGGTACCCGGCCAGGGCACCGAGGTCGAGTTGAAGGTACCGAAGGTTTCACGGGGGAAGGCGGGAACGATCCGATGA
- a CDS encoding lysophospholipid acyltransferase family protein, whose amino-acid sequence MIYGAMKFSIGGSLKLAFRPWVEGLENIPVRGPAILASNHLSFSDSFFLPAVLDRKVTFIAKAEYFTAPGVKGKLTAAFFRGVGQLPVDRSGGRGAGEAAIRAGIQVVESGGLFGIYPEGTRSPDGRLYRGKPGGLARVALATGAPVIPVAMIDTEKIQPPGQVMPKLMRPGIRIGAPLDFTRYQGMEGDRFILRSVTDEVMYEIMKLSGQEYVDIYATVAKRQIADEAKLKSDEAKRKADEEKRKADEEKKKADEEKKKGTDRTGG is encoded by the coding sequence TTGATCTACGGCGCGATGAAGTTCTCCATCGGAGGCTCCCTGAAGCTCGCCTTCCGGCCGTGGGTGGAGGGCCTGGAGAACATCCCCGTCCGGGGGCCGGCGATCCTTGCGAGCAACCACCTCTCCTTCTCCGACTCGTTCTTCCTGCCGGCCGTCCTCGACCGCAAGGTGACCTTCATCGCCAAGGCCGAGTACTTCACCGCCCCCGGAGTGAAGGGCAAGCTCACCGCGGCCTTCTTCAGGGGCGTCGGCCAGCTCCCGGTGGACCGCTCCGGCGGCCGCGGCGCCGGGGAGGCCGCGATCAGGGCCGGGATACAGGTCGTCGAGAGCGGCGGGCTCTTCGGTATCTACCCGGAGGGCACCCGGTCGCCCGACGGACGGCTCTACCGGGGCAAACCCGGCGGGCTGGCCCGGGTGGCGCTCGCCACCGGAGCCCCCGTCATCCCCGTCGCCATGATCGACACGGAGAAGATCCAGCCGCCCGGCCAGGTGATGCCCAAGCTGATGCGCCCGGGCATCCGGATCGGCGCACCGCTCGACTTCACCCGCTACCAGGGCATGGAGGGCGACCGTTTCATCCTGCGCTCGGTGACCGACGAGGTGATGTACGAGATCATGAAGCTCTCCGGCCAGGAGTACGTGGACATCTACGCGACCGTCGCCAAGCGGCAGATCGCCGACGAGGCGAAGCTGAAGAGCGACGAGGCGAAGCGGAAGGCCGACGAAGAGAAGCGGAAGGCCGACGAAGAGAAGAAGAAGGCCGACGAAGAGAAGAAGAAGGGGACGGACCGGACCGGCGGATGA
- a CDS encoding alpha/beta hydrolase, translating to MPVLPGAEPFRHEGGEVGVLLCHGFTGSPRSLRPWADYLAERGLTVSLPLLPGHGTRWQDMAVTGWQDWYAEVDRELRELRDRCAQVFVFGLSMGGALSLRLAAKHGDTVSGLVLVNPANKVHGLSAYALPLARHLVRTTKGLANDIALEGSDEIGYDRVPLHSAHSLRRFLRLVDADLPQVTQPLMLLHSPQDHVVPPADSARILSRVSSTDVEEILLEQSYHVATLDHDAERIFGESYRFIGRLAPSVGKKGSTSGG from the coding sequence GTGCCGGTCCTCCCCGGAGCCGAGCCGTTCCGCCACGAGGGCGGAGAGGTCGGCGTCCTCCTCTGTCACGGATTCACCGGTTCGCCGCGGTCCTTGCGCCCCTGGGCCGACTACCTGGCGGAGCGCGGTCTGACCGTGTCCCTCCCGCTGCTGCCCGGCCACGGCACGCGCTGGCAGGACATGGCGGTCACCGGCTGGCAGGACTGGTACGCGGAGGTGGACCGGGAGCTGCGGGAGCTGCGGGACCGGTGCGCCCAGGTCTTCGTCTTCGGCCTGTCCATGGGCGGCGCGCTGTCGCTGCGCCTGGCCGCGAAACACGGGGACACCGTCAGCGGCCTGGTGCTCGTCAACCCGGCGAACAAGGTGCACGGCCTGTCGGCGTACGCCCTGCCCCTGGCCCGGCATCTGGTGCGTACGACGAAGGGGCTGGCGAACGACATCGCGCTGGAGGGCTCCGACGAGATCGGCTACGACCGGGTGCCGCTGCACTCGGCGCACTCGCTGCGGAGGTTCCTCCGGCTGGTGGACGCCGATCTGCCCCAGGTCACGCAGCCGCTGATGCTGCTGCACAGCCCGCAGGACCATGTGGTTCCACCGGCCGACTCGGCGCGGATCCTGAGCCGGGTGTCATCGACGGACGTGGAGGAGATCCTCCTGGAACAGAGCTACCACGTCGCGACGTTGGACCATGACGCGGAGCGGATCTTCGGCGAGAGCTACCGGTTCATCGGCCGCCTCGCACCCAGCGTCGGCAAGAAGGGGAGCACGTCCGGTGGCTGA
- a CDS encoding endonuclease/exonuclease/phosphatase family protein, whose amino-acid sequence MVTLPTPLPGSRTEPDGSALVRVLSYNVRSLRDDTEALARVIRACAPDLVCLQEAPRFFRWRKAAARLAAGTGLVTLSGGATAAGPMLLCSLRATVERTEDVLLPRTPGLHRRGLATAVVRIAGARLGVVSCHLSLEREERRAQAGLLLDRLGALGAAHAVVGGDLNDVPDGPAFRRLAGRLQDCRAVHPWGGELTFPAAAPAKRIDALFATDGVGVLGCGVPAGLPGVTGGDLRAATDHLPVLAALRVPAGG is encoded by the coding sequence ATGGTCACCCTGCCGACGCCGCTGCCCGGCTCCCGTACCGAGCCGGACGGTTCGGCCCTCGTCCGGGTCCTCAGCTACAACGTGCGCTCGCTGCGCGACGACACCGAGGCGCTGGCCCGTGTCATCCGCGCCTGCGCACCCGACCTGGTGTGCCTCCAGGAGGCCCCGCGCTTCTTCCGCTGGCGCAAGGCCGCCGCCCGGCTCGCCGCCGGGACCGGACTGGTGACGCTCTCGGGCGGTGCCACCGCGGCCGGGCCGATGCTGCTCTGCTCCCTGCGGGCCACGGTCGAGCGCACCGAGGACGTCCTGCTGCCCCGCACCCCGGGGCTGCACCGGCGCGGGCTCGCCACCGCCGTCGTACGGATCGCCGGGGCGCGACTCGGCGTGGTGAGCTGCCACCTGAGCCTGGAGCGCGAGGAACGGCGGGCCCAGGCCGGGCTGCTGCTGGACCGGCTGGGCGCCCTGGGGGCCGCGCACGCGGTGGTGGGCGGGGACCTCAACGACGTACCGGACGGTCCGGCCTTCCGGCGGCTGGCCGGGCGGCTCCAGGACTGTCGGGCCGTACACCCCTGGGGCGGTGAGCTCACCTTCCCGGCGGCGGCACCGGCGAAGCGGATCGACGCCCTGTTCGCGACCGACGGGGTCGGGGTGCTCGGCTGCGGCGTCCCCGCCGGCCTGCCCGGCGTCACCGGCGGCGACCTGCGGGCGGCCACGGACCACCTGCCGGTCCTCGCCGCCCTCCGGGTGCCCGCGGGGGGCTGA
- a CDS encoding ROK family glucokinase has translation MGLTIGVDIGGTKIAAGVVDEEGQILSTFKVSTPSTAEGIVDAISAAVGGASEGHDVEAVGIGAAGYVDDKRATVLFAPNVDWRYEPLKDKVEQRTGLPVVVENDANAAAWGEYRFGAGQGHDDVICITLGTGLGGGIIIGNKLRRGRFGVAAEFGHIRVVPDGLLCGCGSQGCWEQYASGRALVRYARQRANATPENAPILLGLGDGTVEGIEGKHISEAARQGCPVAVDSFRELARWAGAGLADLASLFDPSAFIVGGGVSDEGELVLDPIRKSFRRWLIGGEWRPHAQVLAAQLGGKAGLVGAADLARQG, from the coding sequence ATGGGACTCACCATCGGCGTCGATATCGGCGGCACGAAGATCGCGGCTGGAGTGGTCGACGAAGAGGGCCAGATCCTCTCGACGTTCAAGGTATCCACCCCGTCGACGGCTGAAGGCATCGTCGACGCGATCAGCGCGGCCGTGGGCGGAGCGAGCGAGGGACACGACGTCGAGGCCGTGGGCATCGGCGCCGCCGGATACGTCGACGACAAGCGCGCCACCGTCCTGTTCGCCCCGAACGTCGACTGGCGGTACGAGCCGCTGAAGGACAAGGTCGAACAGCGCACCGGTCTCCCCGTCGTCGTCGAGAACGACGCCAACGCGGCGGCCTGGGGCGAATACCGCTTCGGTGCCGGGCAGGGCCACGACGACGTCATCTGCATCACGCTCGGCACCGGCCTGGGCGGCGGCATCATCATCGGCAACAAACTCCGCCGCGGACGCTTCGGCGTCGCGGCGGAATTCGGCCATATCCGTGTCGTCCCGGACGGGTTGCTGTGCGGCTGCGGCAGCCAGGGCTGCTGGGAGCAGTACGCCTCCGGGCGCGCCCTCGTCCGGTACGCCAGGCAGCGCGCCAACGCCACCCCGGAGAACGCCCCGATCCTGCTGGGGCTCGGCGACGGCACGGTGGAGGGCATCGAGGGCAAGCACATCAGCGAGGCCGCCCGGCAGGGCTGCCCCGTCGCCGTCGACTCCTTCCGTGAGCTGGCCCGCTGGGCCGGAGCCGGACTGGCCGATCTGGCCTCGCTCTTCGACCCGTCGGCCTTCATCGTCGGGGGCGGCGTGTCCGACGAGGGCGAACTGGTCCTCGACCCGATCCGCAAGTCGTTCCGGCGCTGGCTGATCGGCGGGGAGTGGCGACCGCACGCCCAGGTCCTCGCCGCCCAACTGGGCGGCAAGGCAGGCCTGGTGGGCGCCGCCGACCTGGCCCGCCAGGGCTGA